A portion of the Esox lucius isolate fEsoLuc1 chromosome 20, fEsoLuc1.pri, whole genome shotgun sequence genome contains these proteins:
- the LOC105027975 gene encoding zinc finger protein OZF-like translates to MEMEDKPSLLLSFHTEPKQEPLDSDCDSKAQCSLVDSEMTSVKQEDCSQVLGLNDIKYEEEEKNIGDLINQDQIAEVDTFPTSGDQQEEGCKDKKSHPCPHCGKRFLSISDLKRHTNIHTGEKPYSCSDCGKSFSQIGNLSVHQRTHTGEKPFSCSDCGKRFSKFGNLKVHQRIHTGEKPYSCSDCGKRFNELFKLTKHREVHTVEKPYSCSDCGKSFSHLSTFKVHQCVHTGAKPYNCSDCGKSFSHLSTFKVHKRKHTGEKPFSCSDCGRFFITLSVLTNHQRVHTGAKPFSCSDCGKSFSQVCNLKVHQRIHTGEKPYSCSDCGKSFTECFELTKHWEVHTMEKPFSCSDCGKRFSHLSNLKVHQRIHTGEKPFCCSDCGKCFRKSSNFTTHQRVHTGAKPYNCSDCGKCLSHFSTFKVHKRKHTGEKPFSCSDCGRCFITLSVLTNHQRVHTGAKPFSCSDCGKSFSQVGNLKVHQRTHTGEKPFICSDCGRFFITSSRLTSHQCVHTGEKY, encoded by the exons ATG gagatggaggacaaacccagcctgctgctctccttccacactgaacCCAAACAAGAACCACTGGATTCTGATTGTGACAGTAAAGCTCAGTGTtcattggtggattcagagatgacatcagtgaaGCAGGAAGACTGCAGTCAAGTGCTGGGATTGAATGATATTAAatatgaagaggaggagaagaatatTGGGGATTTAATAAATCAAG ATCAGATTGCTGAAGTTGATACATTTCCTACATCTGGAGACCAACAAGAGGAAGGCTGCAAAGATAAGAAGTCTCATCCCTGCCCCCATTGTGGAAAACGTTTCCTCTCTATATCAGATTTAAAAAGACACACtaacatacatacaggagagaagccttactcatgttctgactgtgggaaaagtttCTCTCAAATAGGTAACCTTAGTGTTCATCAGCGcacacatacaggagagaagcctttttCTTGTTCTGATTGTGGGAAACGTTTCTCTAAATTTGgtaaccttaaagttcaccagcgcatacatacaggagagaaaccatattcctgttctgactgtgggaaacgTTTCAATGAATTATTTAAGCTTACTAAACATCGGGAAGTGCACACAGTGGAGAAGCCTTATtcctgttctgattgtgggaagagtttttctCATTTAAGTACCTTTAAAGTTCACCAGTGTGTACATACAGGAGCGAAGCCATACAATTGTtcagactgtgggaagagtttttctCATTTAAGTACTTTTAAAGTTCACAAGCGCAAACATACAGGGGAGaagcctttctcctgttctgactgtgggaggttttttattacattatctGTGCTTACTAATCATCAGAGAGTACACACAGGAGCTAAACCTTTTtcatgttctgactgtgggaaaagtttCTCTCAAGTATgtaaccttaaagttcaccagcgcatacatacaggagagaaaccgtattcctgttctgactgtgggaaaagtttCACTGAATGTTTTGAGCTTACTAAACATTGGGAAGTGCACACAATGGAGAAGCCTttttcctgttctgactgtgggaagaggttTTCTCATTTAAgtaaccttaaagttcaccagcgcatacatacaggagagaagcctttctGCTGTTCTGACTGCGGGAAGTGTTTCAGGAAATCGTCTAATTTTACTACTCATCAGAGGGTGCACACAGGAGCAAAGCCTTACaattgttctgactgtgggaagtgtctTTCTCATTTTAGTACTTTTAAAGTTCACAAGCGCAAACATACAGGGGAGaagcctttctcctgttctgactgtgggagatgttttattacattatctGTGCTTACTAATCATCAGAGAGTACACACAGGAGCTAAACCTTTCTCAtgttctgattgtgggaagagtttctctcaagtAGGTAACCTTAAAGTTCATCAGCGcacacatacaggagagaagcctttcatctgttctgactgtgggaggtTTTTCATTACATCATCTAGACTAACTAGTCATCAGTGTGTGCACACAGGGGAGAAATATTAa